A genomic window from Thalassoroseus pseudoceratinae includes:
- a CDS encoding OprO/OprP family phosphate-selective porin gives MRQISLPVSSYHAVIALILLLGLGSGSLAVAQETTPPTMGLDVQELLQRLENAEQRIQELESRPDQLSGPNGDGGLTGTANVDLTPQYPVNFLQNAPPAPSGTVGTELEPDAIPGLEPITEQSDDDEDEDQSSFSEQLDDLSDRLDEHEGIIKSLNSDVDGFVLSGTSTSTMKVAGRVHIDGWGYPGDSPGVNVFEYGDPEFTPQNRLGFRRIRFGVRGKVEDQMNYRIEMEFASGNDVEFRDVWIGFEDLPIFQTLLIGNQKRPYGLDHINSSRYNVFIERPFIIEAFNIDARRLGIESYGVSDDEVFNWRFGVFNQRLIQDEGQYISDHLQGQVAGRFASTYWWDEETDGRYYAHAAIAGTIAEPDGDPNPVQAANEARFRHRPEARTVSRWLDTEAIAGADWYRLLALEHVVNFGPLQIVGEYQFNTVSRTDIILPPGIDEDVFLHGGYVYASYFLTGEHMPWERKTGMLGRIKPFENFYLADQLSGNCGEGKSGWGAWQVAARYSYADLTDEDIFGGVGESITLGMVWYWNANANLQANYIWGNISERMVEVDDQVFTEGDYEALGVRARIDF, from the coding sequence ATGAGGCAGATTTCTTTGCCGGTTTCAAGCTATCACGCTGTGATCGCTTTGATTCTGTTGTTAGGGCTTGGGTCAGGCTCGCTGGCGGTTGCGCAGGAAACGACTCCGCCGACAATGGGCCTGGACGTCCAGGAGTTGCTACAACGTCTGGAAAATGCGGAACAACGCATCCAAGAACTGGAGAGTCGGCCTGACCAACTCTCTGGTCCCAACGGAGATGGCGGGTTGACTGGCACGGCCAATGTCGACCTGACACCCCAGTATCCGGTCAATTTCTTGCAGAACGCGCCCCCTGCCCCGAGTGGTACCGTGGGGACGGAACTCGAACCGGATGCGATTCCCGGCTTGGAACCGATCACCGAGCAATCGGATGACGATGAAGACGAGGATCAATCGAGCTTCTCCGAGCAGTTAGACGATTTGTCCGATCGCTTGGATGAGCATGAGGGAATCATCAAGTCGTTGAACAGCGATGTGGACGGGTTTGTCCTGTCTGGCACGAGTACATCGACGATGAAGGTGGCCGGCCGGGTGCACATCGATGGTTGGGGCTACCCCGGCGATTCCCCCGGTGTCAATGTCTTTGAATACGGTGATCCGGAATTCACCCCGCAGAATCGTCTGGGCTTCCGCCGCATCCGGTTTGGTGTGCGTGGGAAGGTCGAAGATCAGATGAACTACCGGATCGAAATGGAGTTCGCCAGTGGGAACGACGTGGAATTTCGTGATGTGTGGATCGGCTTCGAGGATTTGCCGATTTTCCAAACACTTTTGATCGGGAACCAGAAACGCCCGTACGGTCTCGATCACATTAATAGTAGCCGGTACAATGTTTTCATCGAACGGCCCTTCATCATCGAAGCCTTCAACATCGACGCTCGTCGTCTGGGAATCGAGTCGTATGGTGTTTCGGATGATGAAGTCTTCAACTGGCGATTCGGGGTGTTCAATCAACGTTTGATTCAGGACGAAGGCCAATACATCAGCGATCACCTGCAAGGTCAGGTGGCGGGACGGTTCGCTTCCACATATTGGTGGGATGAGGAAACCGACGGGCGATATTATGCCCATGCTGCGATTGCCGGAACGATCGCCGAACCCGATGGCGATCCCAACCCTGTTCAAGCTGCCAACGAAGCTCGTTTCCGCCATCGACCGGAAGCCCGAACCGTGAGTCGTTGGCTCGACACCGAAGCCATCGCCGGAGCGGACTGGTATCGCTTGCTCGCCCTGGAGCATGTCGTCAACTTTGGTCCGCTGCAGATTGTCGGTGAGTATCAGTTCAACACCGTGAGTCGGACCGATATTATCCTGCCTCCGGGGATCGACGAGGATGTGTTTCTTCATGGTGGCTACGTGTACGCGTCGTATTTCCTCACCGGCGAACACATGCCGTGGGAACGGAAGACCGGGATGCTCGGCCGAATCAAACCGTTCGAGAACTTCTACCTGGCCGACCAGTTGAGTGGTAACTGTGGCGAAGGGAAAAGTGGTTGGGGGGCATGGCAGGTGGCTGCTCGATACTCCTATGCCGATCTGACCGACGAAGACATCTTCGGCGGTGTGGGTGAGTCGATCACGTTGGGAATGGTGTGGTACTGGAATGCCAACGCGAACCTGCAAGCCAACTATATCTGGGGCAACATCAGCGAACGGATGGTCGAAGTTGACGATCAAGTCTTCACGGAAGGTGATTACGAAGCCCTCGGGGTTCGGGCCCGGATCGATTTCTAG
- a CDS encoding TIGR01457 family HAD-type hydrolase, producing MAEGYLIDMDGVIYRGSQLIPGADRFINHLLDNDIPFLFLTNNSQRTRRDVAKKLDRMGITVPESHVYTCAMATARFLAQQKPHGTAYVIGEGGLLQALHLNGYAIVDHDPDYVVVGEGRSFNFEMLETAVKMISRGAKLIATNMDPNCPTQDGLRPGCGAIVATLEAATGRKAFSVGKPSPIMMRAAQTELGLEAHETIMIGDTMETDILGGIQVGYRTVLVLSGGTAEEDLVNFTYRPDEIIESVNDLVDNALCVV from the coding sequence ATGGCCGAAGGCTATTTGATCGACATGGATGGAGTGATCTACCGAGGGAGTCAATTGATCCCTGGGGCAGACCGATTCATCAATCATCTGCTCGACAACGATATCCCATTCCTATTTCTGACAAACAACAGTCAGCGAACGCGAAGGGATGTCGCCAAGAAATTAGATCGGATGGGGATCACGGTTCCGGAATCGCACGTCTACACCTGTGCGATGGCGACCGCTCGATTCCTCGCCCAACAGAAACCGCATGGGACGGCGTATGTCATTGGGGAAGGGGGGTTGCTACAAGCATTACACCTCAACGGTTACGCGATCGTCGATCACGACCCCGACTATGTTGTGGTCGGTGAGGGTCGCTCGTTCAATTTTGAAATGCTTGAAACCGCAGTCAAAATGATCTCTCGCGGTGCCAAATTAATCGCGACGAACATGGATCCCAACTGCCCGACACAAGATGGACTCCGCCCGGGATGTGGTGCGATCGTGGCCACCTTGGAGGCCGCAACAGGGCGGAAGGCCTTTAGCGTGGGCAAACCAAGTCCCATCATGATGCGGGCCGCTCAAACCGAATTGGGTCTTGAGGCCCACGAAACCATCATGATCGGCGATACGATGGAAACGGATATTCTCGGCGGAATCCAAGTTGGATATCGCACTGTCCTCGTTCTCAGTGGTGGAACCGCGGAAGAGGACCTGGTCAACTTTACCTACCGACCGGATGAAATCATCGAATCGGTCAACGATTTGGTCGACAACGCACTCTGTGTGGTCTGA
- a CDS encoding RNA recognition motif domain-containing protein has protein sequence MSKNLYVGNLSFDTTSDGLRDTFESYGTVTSAQVVMDRETGRSRGFGFVEMADGGDAAIDGLNGTEVGGRSLTVNEARPRERRSGGGGYGGGGGKRRY, from the coding sequence ATGAGCAAGAATTTGTACGTTGGAAACCTCTCGTTCGACACCACGTCGGACGGCCTACGCGACACGTTTGAGTCCTACGGGACCGTGACGTCCGCTCAAGTCGTGATGGATCGGGAAACCGGTCGTTCACGCGGCTTTGGTTTCGTGGAAATGGCCGATGGCGGCGACGCAGCGATCGATGGATTGAACGGTACCGAAGTGGGTGGTCGCTCACTGACTGTCAACGAAGCTCGACCCCGTGAACGCCGAAGTGGCGGTGGTGGATACGGCGGTGGAGGCGGCAAGCGTCGCTACTAG